From the genome of Francisella tularensis subsp. tularensis:
GTTAAATCATTAACATTTAAATAGACAATATAACTAAGTTTCTTAGCTGTATCGATTACATTTACAAAAAGTGAACAATCATCCTCACTTTGAGCTTGTGGGTTTTCAATAAATATTAGTTCAGAAATAAAATGACCAGCCTCAACGATAAATAAATATACTAACCAGTAAAAGTTTGTCTATGAAATAATCTAACTGAGGTTAATTAGTATCAAAATATTGCTCAGATCTTAATTATTTATTTGAGAAATAGCTGACTTTTCTATCACTTTGAAAACCATATAACATTGATAGACCGTCAAACCATTGATTTAGCTTAATTTTACATATTGATATTTAGCAAGATCAACTCTAAGTATTGACCACTAAACCAATTGAGCAAATTTGAAATTTCACGCTTGAGAAGGTGTCGTGAAAACTCTTCGTTTACATTAGTAAATGCTAGAGATAGTTTATTCATAAGCTTTTAATAAATACAAAACGGCAATAATTTGTATTATACTCTTTCCTACGTTTTATTTTTAATATCAAGGAACAAATGATTAGTTATAAAAAAATGCCACAAGGTGTATTACAGATAAATATTATTCAAATTTTCTCAATTGTTGGTTATGCGGTGCTAATGGGATTACTTAATTTCTATCTCACAGATCATGGTGGTTTTACAAAAACTCAAGCAAATACTCTTACAGCAAGCTTTTTTGCTCTAAACTTTTTGTTACATTTTTTAGGTGGTGCTTTAGGTGGAAAGTATTTTAGCTTTAGAGGTTTGTTTTTAGTTAGTGTATGTTTACAGGTAGTTGGTATGTTTATGATCGCTGAACATAATCAAACACTAATAGTATATAGCATGGCACTATTCATCACTGGTGCTGGGCTTAATGTCAGCTGCCTTAATATGATGTTAACTCAACTCTTTAAAACAGAAGATCATAATCGTAGAATTGCATTTTCTATAAACTATAGCTGTATGAATATAGGTTTTGTCGGTAGCTTTATCTTAGCTGGAGTAATACAGAGCTATGGTGCTTATACTATCGCATTTTATACAGCTGCTGGATGCTTAACACTGACAGTAATTTTACATCTACTAAATTTTAAAAACGTTGAGGATAAAGATACATTTTTCCATAATCAGTTTTCAAAGTCTAATGCTCGTTTTTTAGTAGCTCCAGGAATAATTCTTAGTATGCTTTTTATTTTCAATATTTCTAATTAGACATGCGGAATTTGGTAGCAATCTTGTTATATGCGTATTTATCTTAGTATTTATATATTTAGCTTTTATCGCTTTAAAACAAGAACCAGAGTATAGAGAACGCATAATTGCCTTTATGCTACTAAGTTCGGCATGTATGATTTTTGCATTTGTACAAGGTATGCAAAGCTCAGCATTAGAAAATTTTGTTGAGTTTAATACAAACAAGTCTTTATTTGGCATAACTATGGAGCCAGCAACTGTCAACACTTTTGAAAGTTTAGGTGTAATTATTTTTGGTTTCTTGTTAGCAATATTGTCAAAACGAAGACTAAAAAATGGTACTACACTCCCACCAGGTAGCTTAATCACTAGAGGTATTGGCTTATATATAATAGCTTTTATGATGATACCAATAGGAATATTATTAGCCAATAAAAATACTGGTACTGTTAATGTTATCTTTCCAATACTATTACTGTTAATCGTTGCTGCTGGTGAAATACATGTAAATGCTACTAGCTATGCTTTAGTTGGTGACTTAATCAAACCTGTTCATCAGGGAATTTTTACCGGCTATATGTTTGTAAATGTTGCTATTGGTATTGTAATCTCAGGACCTGTTTCTAATTATGCTATTGGTAACAAACTAAAAGCTGAAGATATTACTGCTTTAGGCACAAATCAAATGTACTCAAATATCTTTGTTTGCCTAACGGTTATTGCTATTATTTTAACTATTATTTTCTTCTTAATTTCGAAAAAAAATTAATAAAGTATTTGATAATATCAAGGAATGAATAAATTCTATGCAAAAAATATAAATCAGATTGGAAATATTGCTATTTAATAATTTGAAAAATATTTTATTTATAATCAATGGAAAATACATCTATTTTTTGGGTAAAAAACCATATTTATAATCTTATCAAAGTTTATTAAGACGTTCATTTTTCCAAGAAAGTACTTTATCCATACTAAAAAATGCTTTATTTAACCTTGTTGGTATTGCGTCTTTTAAATATTCTAGAGCTTTTTCTTTGTCTATCTTATTTGATTGAGGATCATCTAAGATCTGAGCATTTTTAATAGCAGCAGCAATAGTACCTTTGCGTATAAATACTCCGTTGAATATATCACCATCTACCCCATCCTTTAACATCTTTTCAGGTGTTACATAGTTACTTTCTTTCATAATAAGTCGTTCCTTATTCTTTTTTATTCGATGTATTTTTGTTACTTTTTTAGGTTCTGTGCACAAAAAACTTAAATTATATTGAAAATAGCTAAACCGCTGTTATTTAAGATTTGAAAAGCAATAAATATCAATGGTTTAGCAAATGAATTATCATATAAAAGAAGTATTCTGGTCAATTATTTTATCATTCTTAAAATCACAAAAAGGTATACATACCAATGATGAAGCCAAATTAAGATTGTTTATTGAAGCTGTATTTTATGTGTTACGTACAGGCTGTCAATGGAGAATGTTACCATTTTATTATGGTAAATATAGATCAATACATAAGCGTTTTAAAGATTGATGTGATAAAGATATATTTTCTAGATTATTTAAATCAGTACAAAACCCTGATTTACAAGAAGTCATGCTTGATTCAACAATAGCAAGAGCACATGCTTGTGCTACGGGATATGATAAAGATGATAACCAAGCAATTGGTAGATCAGTTGGTGGGATAACCACTAAAATCCATGCTATGACTGATGCTTTAGGTAATCCAATAGAAATATTGTTGTCAGAGGATAAAACTCATGATAGTAAAGTAGCTATAGATTTACTAAAAAATGTATATAATACAAAAGTTATCGCTGATAGAGCATATCATTCTAATGAAATCAGGCAGCATATTCAAGGTATATCCTCTGAAGCTGTTATCCCTTGTAAATCAAATACTCTAAACCATATACCTTTTGATAGTCATGTATATAAAGGCGGTATTATTCAACTATTTCCTTTTTATACTAAAATCTAATATTACCGAAATTTAAATGTAAAACATACACCTTAGTATATAGAATAATTTATATGTAAATTTACCATTCTTTTTAAGTAATTAAAGCTAACTTCCTATAAAGTAGCTATATTGATTTATCTTGGTTTATAGTTAATCCGAGAGTATTTTGTTAAACACATAAGAGATAGCATCACAAAATTTTTCAAAACTATTATTCACTTTTCTAAATATTTTTTTAAAGTTAGCCCAAACCTTTTCAATAGGATTTAAATCTGGAGAGTACGGAGGTAGATATAATATTTGTACATCAAATTTATTGGCTATTTCAATCAGCTTAGAGGATTTATGGAAACTAGCATTATCCATTACTATAGTAGTTTTAGGTTTTAATGATGGGCATAAGTGTTCCTCAAACCATTGATTAAAAATTTCAGTATTGGTATATCCACTGTACTCTAATGGAGCTATAATCTTTTTATCTGCATAATTATATCCAGCAACAATACTTCTTCTTTGTGTTTGATATGCTAAAACCTCACCATAACTAGGCTCACCAATTAGTGACCATCCTCTTAGGATAGAAAGCTTATTGTCACACCCCATCTCATCTATATAAAATAACAAGTTTTGAGCTATTTCTTTTAGTTTTTCTATATACTCCAACCTTTCATGTTCTTTTCTTTGCTTATATTTTGGAGTCTTTTTTTAAAACTAAAACCAAGTCTATTAAGACAATCATAAAATGTACTTCTTGGAATATCAGGGGCTAATGCTTCTTTTATATCTAATGCACTTGCATCTGGATGATCTATCAAATACTGTTCAATCAATGTTTTATCGGTAAAGCTAGCGACTCTGCCACAACCAACTCCTTGCTTTGAACTATAATCTCCGGTTCTTTTATAAAACTCTATCCATGAAACAACTGTACGCTTATCTATGTTAAAAAACTTACTCAGCTCGAACTCCGTCATACCTTCTTCATATTTATTAATTACGATGTCTCTAAAATATTGGCTATATGATGGCATTTTTATTAGACATTATAACATTTCTACAAATATCTTTTTCTACAAATATCTTTCGGATTAACTATATAGATATAAAAATACTTGAAAAAACTAACTTCCACTCTCATATAGTTATTTGTTTAAGATTATTTATAAATGTATAACAAGAGAGGGTTATATAAATGTCAGAAAAAAAATATACTTTTGAAACTGAGGTAGATAAATTACTTCATCTTGTAATTCACTCACTATATTCAAACCGTGAGATATTTTTAAGAGAGCTTGTATCTAATAGTTCTGATGCTATCGAGAAATTAAGATATGAGAGTATTTCAAACGCAGCTTTAAACGAAGATGATACTGATTATGCTATCAGAATTGATTTTGATAAAGATGCAAAAACTATAACAGTTAGCGATAATGGTATCGGTATGACTGAAGAAGAAGTCATCGAAAATCTCGGCACAATTGCTAAGTCAGGGACTAAGAAATTCTTAGAAAGTTTAACTGGTGATAAGAGCAAAGATAACGAGCTGATTGGTCAGTTTGGAGTTGGTTTTTATTCATCATTTATAGTTGCTGATAAAGTTACGGTTAGAACTAGAAAAGCAGGTCAAGATAAATCTCAAGCTACTAAGTGGGTTTCTGATGCACAGAATGGTTTTACAGTAGAGACAATAACTAAAGAAAAGCGTGGTACAGAAGTAATTCTTCATATTAAGAAAGAACATTTGGATTTGCTAGAATATCACGTGCTTAAAGGTTTAGTCAATAAGTACTCAGATTGTATCAATACACCAATTCAGATGAAGAAGGTTGAGTATGATAAAGATGGTAAGCAAACTGTTAAAGATGAATATGAAACAGTAAATAATACTAAAGCTATTTGGCTAAGATCTAAAGATGAAGTTACTGATGAGGAATATCAAGAGTTCTATAAGTATATTTCCCATGATTTTGCTGATGCTTTAATGTGGATACATAATAAGGTTGAAGGTAATCTTGAATATAATAGCTTACTTTATATTCCACAAAATAAACCTTTTGATTTCTGGAACAGAGATAAAGACTATGGTTTATCACTGTATGTGCGTAGAGTCTTTATTATGGAGAATAAGGAATTATTACCTCCATATTTAAGATTTGTTAAGGGTGTCATTGATTCTGCTGATTTACCACTTAATGTATCACGTGAGATATTACAGCATAATAAAGTTATTGATAAGATTAAAAAAGCAATAACGACTAAAATCCTAAGCGAACTTAAGAAGCTAGCTAGTAAGGATAAAGAAAAATACCAAAAATTCTGGGATAGTTTTGGTCAAGTGCTTAAAGAAGGTGTTTCTGATGATTACTCAAACAAGGAAAAGATTGCGGGCTTATTAAGATTTGCTACTACTCAAAGTGGCGACTCTAAGCAAACAGTATCTTTGGCTGATTATATTTCGCGTATGAAAGAAGGTCAAGATACTATTTACTATATTACTTCTGATAGTTATAAGGCTGCTGCGAATAATCCACAGCTTGAAGCATTCAAGAAGAAAGGTATCGAGGTTATCTTGATGACAGATAGAATCGATGAATGGATGATGTCTACTTTGACTGAGTTTGATGGCAAGCATATGAAATCAATTATCAAAGGTGATATTGATCTTGATAAGTTTGAAACTCCAGAGAACAAAGAGAAATTTGAGAAAGAAGCGAAAGACTTTGAGAAAGTTCTAAAAGAAATTAAAGAAGTTCTAAAAGATAAGGTCGAGGATGTACGTCTATCTAAGCGTCTGACAGATTCTCCAAGTTGTGTGGTTGTTAATGACTATGGTATGAGTCTACACATGCAAAAGATGATGGAAGAGGCTGGACAGTCATTTATGCCTGGTATGGGTATGAAACCAATCCTTGAGCTTAATGCTGAGCATAATTTGGTGCAGAAGCTTTAAAATGAAGCAGATACAGAAATATTTGCTGATTTATCTGAGCTTTTACTTCTTCAAGCTATGTTTGTAGAAGGTGCTAAGATAGAAGATCCAATGGCTTTTGTTAAGCTTGTGAATAAATATATCAGATAGTTTTTTCTTTTCTTTTTATCTTTAAAATTCTTCTTTATAATCTTTTAGTAGTGTTTTAATCTGCTAATATGATTTTATGCTATCTAAAATTTTTTAAAATCAATCAGAGATAATGCTCTAGAAGTTAATAAGTTTGTTTACAAGCCTTATGAGCTAACTGATGATATAGTCATTATCGAAAGGTCAATTTGGTAGGATATGAAAAAACATACATATACATTATATATAGTTAATCCGAGAGTATTTTGTTAAACACATAAGAGATAGCATCACAAAATTTTTCAAAACTATTATTCACTTTTCTAAATATTTTTTTAAAGTTAGCCCAAACCTTTTCAATAGGATTTAAATCTGGAGAATACGGAGGTAGATATAATATTTGTACATCAAATTTATTGGCTATTTCAATCAGCTTAGAGGATTTATGGAAACTAGCATTATCCATTACTATAGTAGTTTTAGGTTTTAATGATGGGCATAAGTGTTCCTCAAACCATTGATTAAAAATTTCAGTATTGGTATATCCACTGTACTCTAATGGAGCTATAATCTTTTTATCTGCATAATTATATCCAGCAACAATACTTCTTCTTTGTGTTTGATATGCTAAAACCTCACCATAACTAGGCTCACCAATTAGTGACCATCCTCTTAGGATAGAAAGCTTATTGTCACACCCCATCTCATCTATATAAAATAACAAGTTTTGAGCTATTTCTTTTAGTTTTTCTATATACTCCAACCTTTCATGTTCTTTTCTTTGCTTATATTTTGGAGTCTTTTTTTAAAACTAAAACCAAGTCTATTAAGACAATCATAAAATGTACTTCTTGGAATATCAGGGGCTAATGCTTCTTTTATATCTAATGCACTTGCATCTGGATGATCTATCAAATACTGTTCAATCAATGTTTTATCGGTAAAGCTAGCGACTCTGCCACAACCAACTCCTTGCTTTGAACTATAATCTCCGGTTCTTTTATAAAACTCTATCCATGAAACAACTGTACGCTTATCTATGTTAAAAAACTTACTCAGCTCGAACTCCGTCATACCTTCTTCATATTTATTAATTACGATGTCTCTAAAATATTGGCTATATGATGGCATTTTTATTAGACATTATAACATTTCTACAAATATCTTTTTCTACAAATATCTTTCGGATTAACTATATTTGTACAAAATATATAAATACTAGAAAAACCTATTAGGGAAAAAGAATTTATTTTAAGAAATGAAATTTAGATAGAATGCAAAGAATTATTCTTCGTCAGCTGCTTCTTCAACTTGAGGTCTGTCAACTAATTCGATGAAAGCCATAGGCGCTTTATCACCGAATCTATAACCACATTTAAGAATTCTAGTATAACCACCAGCTCTTTCTGCATAACGAGCACCAAACTCTTCAAAAAGTTTAGTTACAGCAGCTTTATTTCTTAAGAAATCAAAAGCTTGTCTTCTTAAAGCAACTGATTGTGCTTTGAACTCATTTGAGTTAGTGTCTAGTTCTTGTCTTAACTTATGCTCTCTCTTAGCTAAAGTTACTAGAGGCTCAACGATTGTTCTTAACTCTTTAGCTTTTGGTAAAGTAGTTTTGATAAGCTCATGATTAATCAAAGAAGCTGACATGTTCTTTAACATAGCTTTTCTATGACTACTAGTTCTACCGAACTTTCTACCTTGCTTACGATGTCTCATAGTAATTACTCCTTTATAGTTAATATTATATGATTACTATACTGTTATTTTCCTTCAACTAGCTCTCTAAAATTGTCAATTTGGACACCTAGAGACAAGTTATTATCTATTAAAATTTGTTTGATCTCATTGAGAGATTTCTTACCTAAGTTAGGTATCTTCATAAGCTGTGATTCAGAATACTGTACCAAATCACCAAGATACTTAATGTTTTCTGCACGCAGACAGTTAGATGATCTGACAGTTAGCTCTAAATCATCAATCGGCTTAAGAAGGATAGGATCAATATTAGAATCTATTAATACATCACCTGTTTTACCATTACTAGGTACTCTTAGAGATACAAATACTGATATTTGCTCACAGAAATACTCTAAAGCTTTCGTAACAGCTGCTAGTGGTTCTATAGTACCATTTGTCTTTACAAATACTTCTAAAGTTTCACTATCACCATTATCAAAAACCTCAAAAGCAACTCTTTTAATAGGATTAAAATCAGCATCTACAGCTATATCACCAACTCTCTCAAGCTCGGTTGGTATCGCAGAAAGTATTCCGACATTTCTACCTACACTCACTGTAGCAGTTAAGCTAAATGCTCTTTGGTTTGTCAAAGTAGCTATTGGCTGATCTTTATTTATTATTTCTACACCTTGAGTCGTCTTAAAATCTCCAGCGCTAACTACACCTGATTTATTTACAGATAGTTCTAAATCTAGTCTATCTATACCTGTATCAAGCTTTATCGCAACCTTTTTCAAATTAGAAACAATTTCAACAACATCTTCTTTTACATCTTCTAAAGTAGAATACTCATGTAGTACATTAGCGATGTTTACTTTAATTATAGATGCACCTGATAGTGAAGATAATAAAACCCTTCTAATAGAGTTACCAAGGATATGAGCCATACCTTTTTCTACAGGAGAAAGTTGGACTTTATAGCTAAAAGCTCCTAAGTCTTCTTTAAGCTGTATATTAGGTACAAATTCCAGTTTTGAATTATTATTACTCACTAAAAATCTCCTTGAAATAAGGCTATAAACGAGTCACTAAAAAATAATAATAAATTATTACTTAGAGTAAAGCTCGATGATTAATTGTTCATTTATGTCTGCTGATAACTCAGATCTATCTGGTGAAGATTTCATAGTACCTTCTAATGAATCAGTATTAACATCGATCCACGAAAGCTCTTTTCTATGCTTAGCAAGTTCTACAGCATTTTGAATTCTTAGTTGTTTCTTAGCTTTTTCTCTAACTGTAACTACATCGCCAGCTTTTACTTGAGCAGATGGCACGTTACAAGTATGACCATTCACCATGATACCTTTGTGAACTACCAGTTGTCTTGCTTCTGCACGTGTAGCAGCAAAACCCATTCTATAAACAACATTGTCTAGTCTTGATTCTAATAGCTCTAACAATGTAGCACCGGTATTACCTTTTCTTCTGCTAGCTTCGACATAGTATTTTTTAAATTGACCTTCTAAAATACCATACATACGACGAACTTTTTGCTTTTCTCTTAACTGTAAACCATAGTCAGATAGGCGCGCTCTTCTTGCTCCATGTTGACCTGGTGCAGTATTCATTTTGCATTTTTCATCGTTAGCTTTTACACCACTTTTTAAAAATAAGTCAGTACCTTCTCTTCTAGAAAGCTTACATTTTGGTCCTAGATATCTAGCCATTATTAATTTCCCTTTAAAATATTAAACACGACGTTTCTTAGGAGGACGGCAACCATTGTGAGGTAATGGAGTCACATCTGTTATGCTTGTTACTTTTAAGTTTTTAGCATTCAAAGCTCTAACAGCAGAATCTCTACCTGAACCTGGTCCTTTTACTAAAACATCTACGTTTTTTACACCATACTCAAGAGCCATATCAGCAGCTCTCTCAGCAGCTACCTGCGCAGCAAAAGGTGTACTTTTTCTCGAACCTCTAAAGCCACTACCACCAGAAGTTGCCCAAGATAAAGCATTACCTTGTCTATCTGTAATAGTTACTATAGTGTTATTAAAAGATGAGTAAATATGAGCAACTGCATCAGTCACTACTCTTTTTACTTTTTTCTTTGATGATCTAACAGACTTAGCCATATAATCTACCCTTTAATCTTAATAGTTATAATTGTATTATTACGCCTTAATTGGCTTTCTTGGACCCTTACGAGTACGTGCATTAGTCTTCGTTCTTTGTCCTCTTACAGGAAGGCTACGACGATGTCTTCTACCTCTGAAGCATCCTAAGTCCATAAGTCTTTTTATGTCCATAGAAACTTCACGGCGTAAATCACCTTCTACCGTAAATTTAGCAACCTCTGTTCTTAAAGATTCAACTTGTTCTTCTGATAAATCTTTAATTTTGACAGTTGGATCTACATTGCAAGTTTGGCAAATTTGTTGCGCTCTTGTTTTACCTATTCCATAAATTGAAGTTAATCCTATCACTGTATGCTTATGAACAGGAATATTAACACCAGCTATACGAGCCATCTACTTCACTCCTAATAATTATTCTTAATTTAGTTGCTATCTCATGCAATTTGTAACTTGCTAGGATAACTTTTTAAAAACAAATAATCAAGCTTTATTTAACTATGCTTGACTGACTATCCTTGTCTTTGCTTATGTCTAGGATCTGTACATATCACACGAACTACTCTATTGCGCTTGATAACTTTACAGTTTCTACACATTTTTTTAACTGAAGCTCTAACTTTCATTATATTTCTCCAAAAATATTTCTCTATTTTCTCTTACCACTAAGATTTGCTTTTTTTAGTAAAGAATCATATTGTGTTGACATCATATGAGATCTAACTTGAGCCATAAAGTCCATCATCACAACTACCACGATCAGCAAAGACGTACCACCAAATGTAAATGATAATCCTTGTGCAAAGAACTTCACTACGAAAATTGGTAATAAACATATAGCTGTGATATATAATGAACCAACCAAAGTTAATCTAGTCATAACTGCATCTATATACTTAGCTGTTTGCTCACCAGGTCTCACACCAGAAATATAAGCGCCTGATTTCTTTAAATTATCTGCTGTTTCTTTTGGATTTAATACCAAAGAAGTATAAAAGAAACAGAAAAAGATAATTGTCGCAGCAAAAACTACCGTATAAACTATACTGCCTGGCTGCAGCATCTCTGCAACATCTGCCAACCAACTAAGTGAATTATAGTTAGATAACCAACCAAGTAATACACCAGGAACCATCAATATTGATGATGCAAAAATTGCTGGAATTACCCCAGCCATATTTAATTTTAGAGGCAAGTGGCTAGTCTGAGCAGCAAACATTTTTCTACCTTGCTGTCTCTTAGCATAGTTTACTGTAATTTTTCTCTGAGCACTTTCCATAAATACTACAAATGCAATAACTAATAGTAGCAAAATTAAAAGCACCCATACAGACAAGTAAGATATTACATGCTGGTTAGCTTGTGATAATGTGTTTGAGATTTCAAACGGCAAGTTAGCAACAATACCTGAAAAGATTAGTAGTGAAATACCATTTCCAACACCTCTTTCAGTGATTTGCTCACCTAGCCACATCAAAAACATACTACCCGTTGTAACAGAAACAATAGTCGTCAAATAAAATAACGCCATATTATTTGTAGTTACTAAACCATCTTGATGTAATACAAATGCAACAATACCAAATGATTGTACTATAGCCAAAGCAAGAGTTAAATATCTTGTATATTGAGTGATTTTCTTTTGACCAGACTCACCTTCTTTTTTTAGCTCTATAAATTTTGGATATACAGCTGAAAGCATCTGAAAAATAATTGATGCCGAAATATAAGGCATCACACCCAATGCAAAGATACTCATTTGAGTAAGAGCGCCACCAGAGAACATATTAAACATACTCATCAAACCACCGGCTGATGAGTGTTGATTTGAAATAATCTCTACCAACTTAGTAGGATCTATATTTGGTATAGGAATATAAACTCCGAGTCTAAATACCAAGATAGCAATGACTACAAAAATCAGTCTAGATTTTAATTCACCTGTTGTACCAGAAGCACTATTATACTTTGACATATCTTTAATCTTACTCTACTTTACCGCCAGCTTTTTCGATAGCTTCTTTTGCACCTTTTGTACAAGCTATACCTTTTAGGCTAACAGCTTTTTGGATTTCTCCACTAGCTATTACTTTTACTGTCTTGATATCTTTTCTAATAAGACCAAAATCTTTTAGGGTATCTAATGTGACTTCATCAGCTACCACATTATTTAATTCATGAAGTCTGATTTCAGCAACATATCCTTTAGATGCAGAAGTAAAACCAAATTTTGGTAGTCTTCTTTGTAAAGGCATTTGTCCGCCTTCAAAACCTACTTTATGATAGCCACCTGAGCGCGCTTTTTGACCTTTGTGACCCTTACCAGAAGTTTTACCTAAACCACTTCCGATACCACGACCTAGTCTTTTTGGAGCGCTTTTTGAGCCAGCAGCAGGAGCAAGTGTATTTAATTTCATTTTATACTACCCCTCTATCTTAACCATATAATATATCTTGTTAGCCATACCACGATTCTCAGGAGTATCTAATACTTCTACAGTGTGGTTAATTTTTCTTAGGCCCAAACCTCTAGCTGAAGCTATGTGGTTTTCTTTACGACCAATTAGGCTTTTTACTAAAGTAACTTTAAATGTTTTAGCTTGAGTCATTTCTAATTACCCCTGGATCTCTTCAACAGATAGACCTCTCTTCTCAGCGATCTCATCTGGTGACTTAATTTTTGCCAAACCTGCAATTGTTGCTCTTACAACATTCGCTGGATTAGTTGAGCCGTATGTTTTTGCTAAAACGTTGTGTACACCAACTGCTTCAAAAACAGAACGCATAGCACCACCAGCAATAATACCAGTACCTGCAGATGCTGGTTGCATGAATACTTTAGAAGCACCATGGTTAGACATCACAGGGTACCATAAAGTATCATTATTTAAGTTTACTGATACCATGTTCTTTTTAGCGTTTTCCATAGCTTTTTGGATAGCAGCAGGCACTTCTCTTGATTTACCTCTACCAACACCAATTCTAC
Proteins encoded in this window:
- the rplO gene encoding 50S ribosomal protein L15, coding for MKLNTLAPAAGSKSAPKRLGRGIGSGLGKTSGKGHKGQKARSGGYHKVGFEGGQMPLQRRLPKFGFTSASKGYVAEIRLHELNNVVADEVTLDTLKDFGLIRKDIKTVKVIASGEIQKAVSLKGIACTKGAKEAIEKAGGKVE
- the rpsK gene encoding 30S ribosomal protein S11; protein product: MAKSVRSSKKKVKRVVTDAVAHIYSSFNNTIVTITDRQGNALSWATSGGSGFRGSRKSTPFAAQVAAERAADMALEYGVKNVDVLVKGPGSGRDSAVRALNAKNLKVTSITDVTPLPHNGCRPPKKRRV
- the rpmJ gene encoding 50S ribosomal protein L36, with the protein product MKVRASVKKMCRNCKVIKRNRVVRVICTDPRHKQRQG
- a CDS encoding IS630 family transposase (programmed frameshift) translates to MPSYSQYFRDIVINKYEEGMTEFELSKFFNIDKRTVVSWIEFYKRTGDYSSKQGVGCGRVASFTDKTLIEQYLIDHPDASALDIKEALAPDIPRSTFYDCLNRLGFSFKKKTPKYKQRKEHERLEYIEKLKEIAQNLLFYIDEMGCDNKLSILRGWSLIGEPSYGEVLAYQTQRRSIVAGYNYADKKIIAPLEYSGYTNTEIFNQWFEEHLCPSLKPKTTIVMDNASFHKSSKLIEIANKFDVQILYLPPYSPDLNPIEKVWANFKKIFRKVNNSFEKFCDAISYVFNKILSD
- the rpsM gene encoding 30S ribosomal protein S13 codes for the protein MARIAGVNIPVHKHTVIGLTSIYGIGKTRAQQICQTCNVDPTVKIKDLSEEQVESLRTEVAKFTVEGDLRREVSMDIKRLMDLGCFRGRRHRRSLPVRGQRTKTNARTRKGPRKPIKA
- a CDS encoding IS630 family transposase (programmed frameshift) translates to MPSYSQYFRDIVINKYEEGMTEFELSKFFNIDKRTVVSWIEFYKRTGDYSSKQGVGCGRVASFTDKTLIEQYLIDHPDASALDIKEALAPDIPRSTFYDCLNRLGFSFKKKTPKYKQRKEHERLEYIEKLKEIAQNLLFYIDEMGCDNKLSILRGWSLIGEPSYGEVLAYQTQRRSIVAGYNYADKKIIAPLEYSGYTNTEIFNQWFEEHLCPSLKPKTTIVMDNASFHKSSKLIEIANKFDVQILYLPPYSPDLNPIEKVWANFKKIFRKVNNSFEKFCDAISYVFNKILSD
- the rplQ gene encoding 50S ribosomal protein L17 gives rise to the protein MRHRKQGRKFGRTSSHRKAMLKNMSASLINHELIKTTLPKAKELRTIVEPLVTLAKREHKLRQELDTNSNEFKAQSVALRRQAFDFLRNKAAVTKLFEEFGARYAERAGGYTRILKCGYRFGDKAPMAFIELVDRPQVEEAADEE
- the rpsD gene encoding 30S ribosomal protein S4; the protein is MARYLGPKCKLSRREGTDLFLKSGVKANDEKCKMNTAPGQHGARRARLSDYGLQLREKQKVRRMYGILEGQFKKYYVEASRRKGNTGATLLELLESRLDNVVYRMGFAATRAEARQLVVHKGIMVNGHTCNVPSAQVKAGDVVTVREKAKKQLRIQNAVELAKHRKELSWIDVNTDSLEGTMKSSPDRSELSADINEQLIIELYSK
- a CDS encoding DNA-directed RNA polymerase subunit alpha, with the translated sequence MSNNNSKLEFVPNIQLKEDLGAFSYKVQLSPVEKGMAHILGNSIRRVLLSSLSGASIIKVNIANVLHEYSTLEDVKEDVVEIVSNLKKVAIKLDTGIDRLDLELSVNKSGVVSAGDFKTTQGVEIINKDQPIATLTNQRAFSLTATVSVGRNVGILSAIPTELERVGDIAVDADFNPIKRVAFEVFDNGDSETLEVFVKTNGTIEPLAAVTKALEYFCEQISVFVSLRVPSNGKTGDVLIDSNIDPILLKPIDDLELTVRSSNCLRAENIKYLGDLVQYSESQLMKIPNLGKKSLNEIKQILIDNNLSLGVQIDNFRELVEGK
- the secY gene encoding preprotein translocase subunit SecY, with translation MSKYNSASGTTGELKSRLIFVVIAILVFRLGVYIPIPNIDPTKLVEIISNQHSSAGGLMSMFNMFSGGALTQMSIFALGVMPYISASIIFQMLSAVYPKFIELKKEGESGQKKITQYTRYLTLALAIVQSFGIVAFVLHQDGLVTTNNMALFYLTTIVSVTTGSMFLMWLGEQITERGVGNGISLLIFSGIVANLPFEISNTLSQANQHVISYLSVWVLLILLLLVIAFVVFMESAQRKITVNYAKRQQGRKMFAAQTSHLPLKLNMAGVIPAIFASSILMVPGVLLGWLSNYNSLSWLADVAEMLQPGSIVYTVVFAATIIFFCFFYTSLVLNPKETADNLKKSGAYISGVRPGEQTAKYIDAVMTRLTLVGSLYITAICLLPIFVVKFFAQGLSFTFGGTSLLIVVVVMMDFMAQVRSHMMSTQYDSLLKKANLSGKRK
- a CDS encoding carotenoid oxygenase family protein, with the protein product MVEAGHFISELIFIENPQAQSEDDCSLFVNVIDTAKKLSYIVYLNVNDLTLVYKTYLPILIPPALHGIFLE